The genomic region ttgggaacctaaaatgtatgtttttagtaatgaaaagggaagttttttggaagtgcagctgctcagagtaggtgcattttctgcgcctattttgtgcctttttaggtgcacttttgtgatagatgccgtgcaaacatctgtataggacgcactaaCTATGTCAGATAatgcgcagggactcaaaaccactaagtgccgaactttgccgtgcgccaagTCTAACAGactgtgattaatgtccccctttatgttaatatacatatatcagtTGAAAGAAAAAAGTAAgtacccctttaatgtcccccCTTTTATGTAATCAAATCACATAATATAGCATGAATCATGAagaatttatctatctcatatatttctatctatctatctatctatctatctatctatccaaatccaaaaaataggcagcactccagaatcttttcaaaaaattaaaggtaAAATTTTATTCCATTGCGACGTTTCGGTGGTGGCACCCACCTTTTTCAAGTGGGTGCCAACACTGAAACGTCGCAATGGAATAAAATTTTACCTTTAATTTTTTTGACCagattctggagtgctgcctatttttttggatttatttATTGGGACTTACTGCCACGGGTCATACGGCTTTGCACCATCATtcctgctgctctggactttcctacacattggggatcatttactaagtgtctgcggagcgcattttcgtagggtttcccggcgatttccgtttttgcgccgcatttaacaggctaTTTTGGTGCGCGCAATCGGAATATTGGCGCAATCGGAATATTGGCGTGtacacaacacaaatcggggggcaggccgtcgggcagcaacccgaccgattcggactacactcgggatttaacatttcaaattgtgtcgcaagacacgcacttacaagcaccggaaagaagaaggtgaactccagcggacctcagtgggcaagcaatggatgcaggaactcgggcgcacgagtttgtgaatcgtgccggacttcatctttgtcggactgtccggatcagggatcgcaacaggaccgggtaagtaaatttgccccattatctatctcatatctatctatctatcaatctatctatcaatctcatatctgtctatctatctatctatctatctatctatctatctcatatctatctatcttctatctatctatctatctatctatctatctcctatctatctatctatctatctatctatctcctatctatctatctatctatctatctcatatctatctatctcatatctatctatctatctatctatctcctatctatctatttatctcctatctatctatctatctatctatctatctatctcctatctatctatctatctcctatctatctatctatctatttatcttctatcaatctatcccctatctatctcctatctatctatctatctatctcctatctatctatctatctcatatctatctatctcatatctatctatctcctatctatctatctcctatctatctatctatctatctatctatctatctatctcctatctatctatctatctatctatctcctatctatctatttatcttctatctatctatctatctatctcctatctatctatctatctatctatctatctatctatctatctatctatatatctcatctatctatctcatatctatctatctttcactGTCACAGTCAGGCACATCAGTAGGTTAGGCAGTGATTGTATTGTGATTCTATGGAGTTTTACCTCATGGGATCCTCATGTGTATCCTCCTAGATTGTCAGATAAATGCTGTCAGCAGACCAGTCTTCAGTACACAGGTAACTGTCTCCTTCTTTCGTCCCTCAGTTTTTGGCTCTTGTCTTTGACTTTTACCTCAGGAACCGCCGATATCGTTCACCTCACAAAATTCCCTCCGCTTTCCCGCCTTTTCCTGCCTCCCTTCTCATTGGCCAGGAGTAGTGAGCTGCACCTGACAGGATTCACTGCTCCTATCAGCTAAGTTTGATTGCACTAACACTTACAAAACAACCAGGTTCGCTTGGGCCACATTGacacgtggcgtttacattgggggacatttacttacagtgtcggtgtctgcattggctttgttaccgacctgctctgggaaagaagacacacatttaatattgtagagctgtgcagagacatttctggcgccgagactattttctgtccctgggaccaaaatctgtcccgagcaccagaaatgtgtccaacagtccctgctagaccagttttcttttggtctactttccgtcagtttacaccgcccaaaaagggctgcgacacatagtaattgtgtctgagtttccactccgccaaagccacgccccttttcggagaacagtcggagcagacggaaaaagtcattttttctggcgccgccagataataaataggtctgagagcagaacatgtggtgagagcgccacaaaactggcggaaacgccatagtaaatgtcccccattgtgttttgaaacgcaatacaacagctgaggagagaagaactacaaaatgcaatgttaacacaatgggggtcatttactaagggcccgattcgcgttttcccgtcgtgttacctgaatatttccgatttgcgccgatttcccttgaattgccctgggattttggcgcacgcgatcggattgtggcgcatcggcgctagcatgcacgcgccggaaatggagggggcgtggccgaacgaaaacccgacggattcggaaaaaccgccgcatttaaaacaaaaaatctgtcgcggagcttgcacttaccttcactcagccctgcccggtgaactccagcgcgttccgatgcttttcagcgcagcagcgccacctggtggacggcggaggaactaccttaataaatcgcgggccggacccgaatccagcgcagagaacgcgccgctggatcacgaatggaccgggtaagtaaatctgccccaatggggcatatttaataaagaccgtgcgccagttttctgacgttcttttctgtgcaaactgcttgcacaggtatttaagaagtgcccgcgCCACGTATCGCACGCTACCCTTTTGCGACGCGAGtcatcacgcaacacaaatttctgcactgaaatgggcgctcctttcgccagatttaacatgcaaagtcagacagaattgtgttgaatGCCCTACATTTaatgtgcacccaaaaaaagtggGCACTACGTCAGAGCAGTACAGAGATCCTAAAttcctaaatctggcgccccctgcactatacacaagcaactgcacatagtacacactgcactgttcttagtgaatgtgcccacCAGCGGGTTAGCGTCTCgttaacattggggcacatttatttacctgtcccgtcacgatccccgccgtgcgttgtccgccgaggattcaggtctgccgcgattcactaagattgtgtgtccaatttcctgcatgtgtcgcttccccgctcaggtccaccggagttcaccatcttcttcctggtgcatgtcttgtgacacaatttgctttttaaattccgcggtttgtccgaatcacgccccccgatttgtgttgcatgcaagccagcgccacaatccgctcgcgtgcaccaaaaacccggggcaattcagcagaaaaaggggagaaaaacgtgaaacccaacgaaaatgcgctgttcggacccttagtaaatgtgctccattgtgttgACAAAATGCAAACGTCAATGTGCCGTATTGTGTCAGCATACACAAAATAGGGGGGATTGGGGGTACAcgataaccccttagtgacccatCCTAAAAAgtcattaaagtggttttccgatcacaacaagttagcccctattccCAGGACACCTTGCTGATCGGGGGGATCTCAGTGGTGGATTACACAGATTACAAGAACGAGGGTccttgctgctctattcatctttaTAGCACTGACAGAGACTGCCAATCGCTGTTCTCAGCTTTCTCCGTCAGTGTCAGAGTCATTGAATGACGTGCATGTCTGACCCATCGCTCCATTTCTCATTCAGGACTTTTTCCTGCTTTTAAGACACTTTTGATAGTTCTGCCCCTCGGGTCAGCTGTGGTGATATCATGTGGACAGTAGTTCACCAGTTATGAGAGTCACCTCGCTATATTCCATAGGAGAGATGCAGTGAGGCAGTAAACAGGCCTAATCTTTAGTACCCAACACTGTTTCTATAAAATGTGTCATGCTTTGCATGGTGAGCAATGTTgggcttttatacattttaatgaaattgtagattttttttattgtcttcTCCCAGCAGGGCAGATCCAAAGAAAATATGTGACTGCTTTCATGAACAACCCCCCAGGAAAATCAAAAGCCGTCTTCCAGCTGTATCTTGTGACCTCTGATAAACCCGCTACAGTCACAGTGACGGTCCCTCAGCcattcttcaacaagacggttcATGTAGACAAGGACAGCAGTGGCCTGGTGACTTTAGACAATACATACATGATCACGGAGAAGGACGTCACTTCCAAGGTCATATCAGTGACATCAGACGAGGCCATTTCTGTCATTGCATTCAACACTGAAAAGGTCACCGCTGACGCCATGACCTGCTTACCAGAAGAAGACCTGGGGACTGAATACTACGTCATTATTCCCGGACAGGTGACAGGAAGTGGCAAACAAATTGTCGTGGCCAATGGATTTGAAGATAAAGTCCAAGTAACCATTACAGTCTCAGGGTCCATCACATATAACGGGATATCCTACCAATCAGGAGAAACGTTCTCAGTGTTTCTGGAGAACCAACAAGTTATCCAGTTCCAAAGTTCTGAAGATCCTACAGGAAGCAAAATCTCATCTACCTCTCCGGTAGCCGTGTTTGCAGGTCATTCCTGTTTCACTGGCCTTAGCTCTTATTGTGACATCCTCATGGAACAGCTCCATCCTGTAAAAAACTGGGGAACGGTctttcctgtgttcccattccttaCCAACACACAAGATGTCATCAGTATAGTTGCAGGAAGTCCGGATACTTTTGTGACTATCTATAGTCCAAAAGGCACCACCCAGCATAGTCTACATGAAGGCGGCCATGTCCAAGTCACCGTAGATAATATCCTTCTCATCAATGCCACCAAACCAGTGACAGTCTCATATTTATTCCAACAATCACGTTCTGACAGTCTACAATATCAGTATGATCCTTCTGCTATCACCGTCCCTCCACTGTTACCTGGGGGGAGATATTACAAGTTTGTGACACAGTCTTACTATGATAACTTCATCCTCATTGTGTCCCAGACATCTTCAGACTCTGGGTTCTACTTGGATGGAAAACCACTCAGTTCTTACCCAATGACTATGAAAGAATTCAATGGGTTTCGAGGTTGGCAAGTCACCCTAGGGAAAACTGAGGGTCAGCACAAGATACACCACGTGACGTCCCCATTCATACTGTATGTTTTTGGCACTGAAGTTTCTGTCTCCTATGGATATTCATTGGTCCAAGGTTTACCATTTCCAGGTAAGAGATATTCTTCAATGCAAAAGGTTCTTCTTGTAGTAGAGATGATGATGGGATTAGCAATGTCTCTCAACCATCTCTTTAAAATCTCCATAACAATATCTGGGTATAAGTTGTGTTACTCTCCTCACACCCATTGGGCTTTCCAGACTAAAAATACCAAAAATTACATCTGGAATGCCCTACTTATACAGATTTATGAAAACTTCATCAACTTTGCCACCAGTTTTATAGGATAATTCATGTcaatcctttaaagggaacctgtcaccagaatgctgaatttcactggtgacaggtcccaataggCACAGCATAGTACATTCCATAACACTTACTTCCACAACTGAGTTCCCTTCCGTTCGTGTAATATCCACGGCTAAAGCCGACCTGGTTCCCTGCCAAGAAGTCCTGCTCAAGTCCTGGAGTGATGCCGCTCAAATCACAACGTTTGATGGGTAATTAGCATAACACTCAGTCCGGACCCCGCTCATGGATATTTAATTTCTTTCCCTGCCACATCCTTCCTGTGACTAACCCtccctccgacatccaccagctgctgcgctgaagagcatcggaacgcactggaatacaccgagccgggctgagtgaaggtaagtgcaattttcgcgacactttttttttttttaaatgcggcggtttttccgaatctgttcgggttttcgttcggccatgccccccaatttccgtcgtatgcatgccggcgccgatgcgccacaatccaatcgcgtgcgccaaaatcccggggcaattcagggaaaatcggcgcaaatcggaaatattcgggtaacacgtcgggaaaacgtgttagtaaatgacccccaatgtatattTTGAGGGGGATTTATGTTACAATCCAGGACATATATAGTTATTGAAAGGATGCAAGTGATAAAAATTGGCGATAAACGTTTAGTGTCATATCAGCGTCACCACTGGAGAGATGAAGTATTACACAGTTCCCATGAAAAATTGCATATTCTTTATATTCTTTACAGTAATATTCTATCAGTATAATCTTGTATTTGTTTCAGAACCAACAAAAGAGCTCAAATGTTCAATCCACTGCCTCAAGGATGCTGCTGAGTTTATTCTACCATACAGCTTGGTATCTGCCGCGCACTTGGATGCCCTCCATATCCACCTCAAAGATTCCATGTGCCGGGCGGAAAATATGGGAGATCATTATCTCATCAAAATACCATTTACCAGATGTGGCTCCAGTGTCCTGGTGGGTACAAGTTCTGTTCAGCACTATCCCTTTTCTTTCTTCATCCCTCCACTATTCTTCTCTCTTCTCCCCTTTCTTTCTCCCACCACCCATCCTCTCTAAGGGTGTGACTCTTAATGACTTGCCTTACCCCTTGGATGATGTCCTCTCTACTGTTTCCTTCTCTTGTCTTTTCTCATCTCCACTCCAAGAGCGTTGGTCTTAGCAGTGATGGttaatgatgtcctcccctctaaGCTtgtatccaggggcgtaacttgagggggtgtagaGGTTGCCATTGCactagggcccaagaggtttagggggtccttatggtgtcactttcccatatgagaagactattactatgaaccatacattatagtcggggggcctggcacagactttgcactggggcccatcagcttctagttacgccactgttcctATCCGCTTTGTCATGTACTACCCACGTGGATGTAACTTGAGGGGTTGCAGAGGTTGTGGATGCACTGGGGCCCAGGAGCCTCCTGGAGCCCATAAGTTGACCATATGAGGAGACAAGTACTATAAATGATTAAAGCTCGGGGACTTGGTCCAGATTTTGACCAGACAAGTTACGCCTCTGACTGTCCAGTATTTGTTTCCTGCAGTATGACAACGGGAGAACCTTCTATGCTAACACAATCTACGGAACCATCCCTGACACAGACGTCCATCGCATTGAGATCCCAGTCAGATGTGAGATGGAGAATAATAAGTCAGTGGAACTGATCATTAACCCTAAAGTGAACAACATGGTCTGTAAGAGTTATTACAACGTCTCGATGAAACTCTACGAGAGCGACAGCTTCACTGAGCCGCTCACACTGTATCCTCATAAGGTCGATCTGAACAGCAATCTACACCTGGAGCTTGAGGTTCTGTCAAATGATGAGGAGCTGCAGATATTCACAGAGACCCTCACTGCTTCCCCTTCACTGGGGGATACAAAGAAGATATATAGAATCATTGAGCGTGGGTAAGAAAACAGATTTCTAAATTAAAGGAATCTTCGATGTTCTTCGATTCTTTCTATGTGCAGAACCCTTGTGGACCCTCACATCTTAGTTACTTCTAATTCTTTAAGATGACGCTGTTATTATTGTCTgtcatattaaaggacatctaccatacaattactgatggtagatgtgtcctaataagaggtTCCTGAGGAACATCAGTTAGGCAAGTTTCCCAGGGGCACTCTGGCTATGTCACCCGCTCCCCGTAttttaatgtataataataatggatATGTATAATAatgatatgtaatatgtaaatttttaaggtggccccattcagaagtcttgcACACAGTGCAGTTTGCATTGTCTTGATAAATGTCGAGCCAGTGTGTGTACTGTTTAGGGACTATGGGTGTCATAAAAGGAAGGCTTCCTCCTCAAGTAGCCAAAAGAGTTGTTCTTGACGAACCTTTAAAATGGGAAATCTTATAGAAACTTCTTTGTTCTTTACTTAGGTGCCACCAGGACTCTACCTTACAGGTCCACCAGATGACAGACCCCCGGCTGCAGCGCTTCAGTTTTCACGCGGTTAAATTTGATCAATTCAATGAAGTTTATCTGACCGCTAATGTCATCATCTGTCACAACTCCACCTCCCCGAATCGCTGCACTCGAGGCTGCATCTCCTCAAGACTAAGGCGTGATGTCCCGAAAGAAGAAGTAGACACCGCTAGATTATCCCAGGGgcccattgtgtttagctctggtAAGTATCCGCCATAATACTTAATAAAAACGTTAATAATCCCCAAAAGGTATATTGTTTCTTCGAtaaatgggcacatttacttacccgtccctttgcgatccccgctgtgcgttgtccgacgaggattcggagctgccgcgatttatTAAGATCGTGAatctaatttcctgcatgtgtcgcttccccgctgaggtccgctggagttcaccttcttcttcccggtgcatgtaagtgctgatcttgcgacacaatttcatttttaaattccgcggcttgtccgaatcagtcgggttgtccgacgtccacgcccccgataTGTGTCGCATTCAATCCGATCaggtgcgccaaaaatccggggcaattcagggcaaaaaggtaaaacgtcgggaaacccgacgaaaatgtggtgtTCTAACCCATCAACAAAATAAGATTTTACATCATGAAGTAACCGGTAGTTACAATAACTTAGAAGACACCTGTAATGTATTCAGTTATGAAATCTAAACATTGTTCTAATATTGCCATGGacttaaatttttgtgtttttggttCATCAAATTATGTCCACATACACACTAGACTGATCCTACAATGACTGATCCCCTATAAAATTCACACTGTGTTTTTCCTATGTTTTGTAGATGAGAAGATCACGCAGGTATCTGTCCTGGCATCAGGCTTGGTGGTTGCCTTGTGCACTACAGTGATTCTGTCTATACTGGCTTTGGTGATTCAGAAAGAatattacagaagaaagaagagagcgcTACCACCCAGCAATGACTTATAAATCTATTGTTATTTCTAGTGCCTTACACACTGTATTGGCACTGATATATTAGGGGCTTGTATTATGAATTTTTTGGAGGAGAAATAGGTTCAAACTATTGTTTGTCATTTTTTACAAATGGAGGCTTCCCATGGCCCTTCGTCAGGAGTGTCGAGGGCGATGAAAAGCATCTGCTGGATTTATGATCAAGCTAGTTTCCTTGTTTAAATCTACTCCTGCCCCATGCTGGAGTACGATGGTTTGAGGACTTCTGAGGTCATTCTAGTGCAAAGGGGGTCATAAAAAAGCTTGTGGATTATATaaaatcacattttcttttttatgttttttatgtttatgGCTAATCTGGTAGACAACAATATAATAAAAATCAGTATTTTTTTGAGGAAGTACTTCAGTTTGATTATTCCTTTCTGTAATTCATAGTTTTTCTTTATCGGTATATGGCGGTTCTGTTTAGATTTCCTTACAGCTTCTGTTAGTATcagccaggaaaaaaaaatactctTCTGATTTCTATTAACAAATgttgataataataaataattggaAATGAAAAAGGGTAACTTAGCaatacaaagggggtcatttactaagggcccgattcgcgttttcccgatgtgttacccgaatatttccgatttgcaccgattgtacctgaattgccccgggattttggcgcacgcgatcggattgtggcgcatcggcgccggcatgcgcgcaacggaaatgggggggggcgtggccgaacgaaaacccgacgtattcggaaaaaccgccgcatttaaaaaccgaaaatgtgtcgcttgggaagcgcttaccttcacctggtccagctcggtgtatgatgattttcagcgcagcagcgccacctcgtggacggcagaggaactaccttcataaatcccgtccgggcccgaatcctgtgcagagaacgcgccgctggatcgcgaatgggccgggtaagtaaatctgccccaaagagttTTTCAAAAACAGTGCCGATCTTGTACACAGGACATGCCTAGTACTGCAGCTCTGTCCAAAAAGTCTAGACAGTGCCTATAGACAAGAGCAATTTTGGGGAAAATAAACCCTGGACAATCCTATTGACTGTGAATCCGCAGGTGATGTTTGTAACATTGCCAGTCCTGGCTCCGGGTGCAAGTAAATGACCTTCTAAGTCACGAAATTGGAAGGTAACAACCTCTGCTCCGCAGCTGCTAAACTCACACATGTCTACATTCTATGTTCCGGAAAGACCTTGAAAAAttacataacacctggaatatgtATGTAGCCATAGGCTGATCTTCTCTTACCTAAATCCCTATTTACTAACGCAGACAATAAAAGGATTATAGCCTAAAATACTCTACActctattcacttctatggaGCCACCAGGATGGCTTACTGAAGATTCATATGTGCACCTACAAACCTCACATGTGACTTTTTATGGTGAAAAGTGTTTATTTACGTGCAACAATCTTACAAAGTTAATATGTATTAGCGAAAGCAACGCTGAGGCCAACTCAACGAGGCAAAGGCTTACAAGAGATAAAAAAAGACCAACAAAACAATCCATATCAGCATGACTGGATAGTGCAAGTGCTGCAAAACTGTAAAGTCTATGGCCAACCTTTTGGggatagagtgcccaaagtacaaccaaaacccacttatatgtcgcaaagtgccaacatgacaatttaagcagtcacttattgatccctgctgtatcacaggtttcaattgtattggcgtcatgagttcaccaatacaatagaaagatggagaaatgtggattgtagcttccctcccgggtcccctgaagaggaagaatcagggttccCCGAGCaggaactctgtgttggggtgaacgcatgggtgcccacagaaagggctctgagtgccacctctggcacccgtgccataggttcgccaccaccggTCTAGGGCGTAGTCAGGAAATTGACAAGTTTTTATTTGTATCACTGAGTTTACAGTAACAAATGTAACTATTTATAAACAGAATTATGCGTCTCCTTGGTCACTGACTACAACACTTGTGTAGTCAGACCTACAGTTATC from Engystomops pustulosus chromosome 10, aEngPut4.maternal, whole genome shotgun sequence harbors:
- the LOC140104298 gene encoding IgGFc-binding protein-like; this encodes MHWQGVKVLLQWSLLLAVSCAGQIQRKYVTAFMNNPPGKSKAVFQLYLVTSDKPATVTVTVPQPFFNKTVHVDKDSSGLVTLDNTYMITEKDVTSKVISVTSDEAISVIAFNTEKVTADAMTCLPEEDLGTEYYVIIPGQVTGSGKQIVVANGFEDKVQVTITVSGSITYNGISYQSGETFSVFLENQQVIQFQSSEDPTGSKISSTSPVAVFAGHSCFTGLSSYCDILMEQLHPVKNWGTVFPVFPFLTNTQDVISIVAGSPDTFVTIYSPKGTTQHSLHEGGHVQVTVDNILLINATKPVTVSYLFQQSRSDSLQYQYDPSAITVPPLLPGGRYYKFVTQSYYDNFILIVSQTSSDSGFYLDGKPLSSYPMTMKEFNGFRGWQVTLGKTEGQHKIHHVTSPFILYVFGTEVSVSYGYSLVQGLPFPEPTKELKCSIHCLKDAAEFILPYSLVSAAHLDALHIHLKDSMCRAENMGDHYLIKIPFTRCGSSVLYDNGRTFYANTIYGTIPDTDVHRIEIPVRCEMENNKSVELIINPKVNNMVCKSYYNVSMKLYESDSFTEPLTLYPHKVDLNSNLHLELEVLSNDEELQIFTETLTASPSLGDTKKIYRIIERGCHQDSTLQVHQMTDPRLQRFSFHAVKFDQFNEVYLTANVIICHNSTSPNRCTRGCISSRLRRDVPKEEVDTARLSQGPIVFSSDEKITQVSVLASGLVVALCTTVILSILALVIQKEYYRRKKRALPPSNDL